The following proteins are encoded in a genomic region of Sorangiineae bacterium MSr12523:
- a CDS encoding DUF1328 domain-containing protein, with protein sequence MLYWAAVFFVVALVAAILGFSGIAAGAAGIAKILFFAFLALAVVSVLIGRKSVA encoded by the coding sequence ATGCTGTACTGGGCTGCCGTCTTTTTCGTCGTCGCGCTCGTGGCCGCCATTCTAGGATTTAGCGGCATCGCTGCCGGGGCGGCGGGGATTGCGAAGATTCTCTTTTTCGCATTCCTCGCGTTGGCCGTCGTGTCCGTGCTCATCGGCCGCAAAAGTGTGGCCTGA